A stretch of the Dehalococcoidales bacterium genome encodes the following:
- a CDS encoding ornithine cyclodeaminase family protein (catalyzes the interconversion of alanine and pyruvate): MPTLLLTGNDIRDLLSMEETLAAVERAFKEMASGKGKMPPKAYLVLERGDFRAMPAALPGAAGMKWVNVHPQNPAQGLPTVMAILIYNDPLTGYPLAIMDATEITAYRTGAAAAIASRYLARKDSQILGIIGAGQQAHTQLLAHLEIFDFKQIRVFDLSEEATEKFIASFPGYPVRRCSLEETAASDILCTLTPSRTPIVKREWIKPGTHINAVGADAKGKEELEPSLLKTAIVVVDDLVQASAAGEINVPVSRGLFSRDDIHATLGEIITGRKPGRKDERAITIFDSTGVAIEDIAVARFLYEKASQTGKYLSVDFIPGNYP; the protein is encoded by the coding sequence ATGCCCACACTTCTGCTAACGGGGAATGATATTAGAGATTTGCTCAGCATGGAAGAGACGCTTGCCGCCGTGGAGCGTGCCTTTAAGGAGATGGCAAGCGGCAAAGGCAAAATGCCGCCCAAGGCTTACCTGGTCCTGGAGCGGGGGGATTTCCGGGCGATGCCGGCAGCCTTGCCCGGAGCCGCCGGTATGAAATGGGTAAATGTACATCCCCAAAATCCGGCCCAAGGCCTGCCGACGGTGATGGCGATTCTCATCTATAATGACCCGTTAACGGGGTACCCGCTGGCGATAATGGACGCCACCGAGATTACCGCCTACCGCACCGGGGCGGCCGCGGCCATTGCCTCCAGGTACCTGGCACGAAAGGATTCGCAGATTCTGGGGATCATCGGCGCCGGGCAGCAAGCCCATACCCAGTTACTGGCCCACCTGGAAATATTCGATTTCAAGCAGATAAGAGTGTTTGATTTATCGGAAGAGGCGACTGAAAAATTCATCGCCTCCTTCCCCGGGTATCCGGTACGGAGGTGCTCACTGGAAGAGACCGCCGCCTCGGATATTCTGTGTACGTTAACCCCGTCACGCACGCCGATAGTAAAAAGGGAATGGATTAAACCCGGCACCCACATCAACGCCGTTGGCGCTGACGCCAAAGGAAAAGAAGAACTGGAACCGTCCCTATTAAAGACAGCGATCGTCGTCGTCGATGATCTGGTACAGGCCAGCGCCGCTGGAGAAATTAATGTTCCTGTTTCCAGAGGACTCTTCAGCCGTGATGATATCCACGCTACTCTCGGAGAAATCATCACCGGCCGGAAACCGGGACGGAAAGATGAGCGGGCAATCACTATTTTCGATTCCACCGGAGTTGCTATTGAGGACATTGCTGTTGCCCGCTTTCTCTATGAGAAAGCCAGTCAAACGG